The Triticum dicoccoides isolate Atlit2015 ecotype Zavitan chromosome 6A, WEW_v2.0, whole genome shotgun sequence genome has a window encoding:
- the LOC119315203 gene encoding uncharacterized protein LOC119315203 → MKPKRSRAAPMAALCVLLLLVLLPGQAAAQSQSRSEYCECFDGCYLSCRNDHHNPRWDCIPSCQDSCTIFTSQAGGGAAPCDCETRACESSAALADAPGAAVDN, encoded by the exons ATGAAGCCGAAGCGGTCGAGGGCGGCCCCCATGGCCGCGCTGTGCGTGCTCCTCCTCCTGGTGCTGCTGCCCGGGCAGGCGGCCGCCCAGTCCCAGTCCCGGTCCGAGTACTGCGAGTGCTTCGACGGGTGCTACCTCAGCTGCAGGAACGACCACCACAACCCGCGCTGGGACTGCATCCCGTCTTGCCAAGACTCGTGCACCATCTTCACCAGCCAGGCCGGCGGCGGTGCCGCCCCGTGCGACTGCGAGACACGCGCCTGCGAATCGTCAGCGGCGCTGGCCG ATGCACCTGGCGCCGCGGTGGATAATTAG
- the LOC119315557 gene encoding uncharacterized protein LOC119315557, which produces MESKRPRSAAMAALCVLLLLVLLPGEVAAKSKFCRCFDDCFPGCVNKKVPHFLCQLFCANKCSPNQAAVGGDAMCRMACSKLSIKICGWSAAPADATNAEGCVQNCNRRLSHMALTN; this is translated from the exons ATGGAGTCAAAGAGGCCAAGGTCGGCCGCCATGGCCGCGCTGTGCGTGCTCCTCCTCCTGGTGCTGCTGCCCGGGGAGGTGGCTGCCAAGTCCAAGTTCTGCCGGTGCTTCGACGACTGCTTCCCCGGGTGCGTGAACAAAAAGGTGCCGCACTTCCTCTGCCAACTGTTCTGCGCCAACAAGTGCAGCCCCAACCAGGCCGCCGTTGGCGGCGACGCCATGTGCAGGATGGCCTGCAGCAAACTGAGCATCAAAATCTGCGGCTGGTCAGCGGCGCCGGCCG ATGCAACTAACGCCGAAGGCTGCGTGCAGAACTGCAACAGGAGACTGAGCCACATGGCCCTTACCAATTAA
- the LOC119314311 gene encoding uncharacterized protein LOC119314311, with product MEAKKLKGAAPMAALCVLLLLALLPREAAAKSEFCKCFDDCYSGCVNDNVPGYACDVFCANKCSPNTNLQPGYGVGVGSAAATCRMACKIQICGHSAAAPTELQQEAEPDGPD from the exons atggaggcgaagaagctgaagggggcgGCCCCCATGGCCGCGCTGTGCGTGCTCCTCCTCCTGGCGCTGCTGCCCAGGGAGGCGGCCGCCAAGTCGGAGTTCTGCAAGTGCTTCGACGACTGCTACTCCGGGTGCGTGAACGACAACGTGCCGGGCTACGCCTGCGATGTGTTCTGCGCCAACAAGTGCAGCCCCAACACCAACCTGCAGCCCGGCTATGGCGTCGGCGTCGGCTCTGCCGCCGCCACCTGCAGGATGGCCTGCAAGATACAGATCTGCGGCCACTCAGCGGCGGCGCCGACCG AACTGCAACAGGAAGCTGAGCCAGATGGCCCAGACTGA